One segment of Patulibacter sp. SYSU D01012 DNA contains the following:
- a CDS encoding ABC transporter permease, which translates to MSTPVSAPAPAGAPTPGTPAHETAEAQSGAKRFAETLIRVRELGLIVVLIAIVGITGAINSDFLDWGNLKETILNVAIIAVMTAGMTLVIVTRNIDLSVGSILGLSAFLCGDLLTKNPDLPWIFGVLLAIVIGAACGLLNGVLVTWGRVPALVVTLGTMYALRGVAFLVTGGRQINAETLPDSFLNVGSGEIAGIPTMILIAIVVILLFWFVTRDFAWGRQLYAIGSSGRSGGNAARLAGLKSDRRVTQAFVISGALAGLGGALYAARYGTVDATAGDGYELRVIGAAVVGGVAIAGGSGSVIGAAIGAVVMGTIQTALIVLKIDDFWQQAAVGALILVAIALDRFVANQSEARLRQRSARRRKTA; encoded by the coding sequence ATGAGCACCCCCGTCAGCGCCCCGGCCCCGGCCGGCGCACCCACCCCCGGCACGCCGGCGCACGAGACCGCCGAGGCGCAGTCGGGCGCCAAGCGCTTCGCCGAGACGCTGATCCGCGTCCGCGAGCTCGGCCTGATCGTCGTGCTGATCGCGATCGTCGGCATCACCGGCGCGATCAACTCCGACTTCCTCGACTGGGGGAACCTGAAGGAGACGATCCTCAACGTCGCGATCATCGCCGTGATGACCGCGGGCATGACGCTCGTGATCGTCACGCGCAACATCGACCTGTCGGTCGGCTCGATCCTGGGCCTGAGCGCGTTCCTCTGCGGCGACCTGCTGACGAAGAACCCCGACCTGCCGTGGATCTTCGGCGTGCTGCTGGCGATCGTCATCGGCGCCGCGTGCGGCCTGCTCAACGGCGTGCTCGTCACCTGGGGCCGGGTGCCGGCGCTCGTGGTGACCCTCGGCACGATGTACGCGCTGCGCGGCGTGGCGTTCCTCGTCACCGGCGGCCGGCAGATCAACGCGGAGACGCTGCCCGACTCGTTCCTGAACGTCGGCTCGGGCGAGATCGCCGGGATCCCGACCATGATCCTCATCGCGATCGTGGTGATCCTGCTGTTCTGGTTCGTCACCCGCGACTTCGCGTGGGGCCGCCAGCTGTACGCGATCGGCTCGTCCGGGCGCTCCGGCGGCAACGCCGCCCGCCTCGCGGGCCTCAAGTCCGACCGCCGCGTGACGCAGGCGTTCGTCATCTCCGGCGCCCTCGCCGGCCTCGGCGGCGCGCTCTACGCGGCCCGCTACGGCACGGTCGACGCCACCGCGGGCGACGGCTACGAGCTGCGCGTCATCGGCGCGGCCGTCGTCGGCGGCGTCGCCATCGCCGGCGGCTCGGGCTCCGTCATCGGCGCCGCGATCGGCGCGGTGGTCATGGGCACGATCCAGACCGCCCTCATCGTCCTGAAGATCGACGACTTCTGGCAGCAGGCCGCCGTCGGCGCGCTGATCCTCGTCGCCATCGCCCTCGACCGCTTCGTCGCCAACCAGAGCGAGGCGCGACTGCGTCAGCGGTCCGCCCGCCGGAGGAAGACCGCATGA
- a CDS encoding rhamnulokinase family protein yields MPSASAPTYAAIDFGASSGRVLAGRLVDGVVTLTEAARFVNRPVDLPDGRHWDLLGLYAQALEGLHAAGPLAGVGVDTWAVDYGLLDRDGRLLGLPYHYRDARTDGMVERSFARVSREDQYAVAGIQTMPINTVFQLEAERGSAALEAAERIALIPDLLAHWLGGELVNEATNASSTGLLDARTGRWSHALIERLGLPADLFGPTVEAGTTIGRLRPGLGLGDAAVHAVGSHDTASAFAAAPVTGEGGASTSAILSSGTWSLLGLELDAPVLTAAAREANLTNERGVDGTIRLLKNVMGLWLEQELSRTWHLHAAELQRLAAEADPDVPVLDIDDPAFLAPQDLPALIADRCRRTDQRPPATKGETVRTVFVSLAARYRWVLEQLEAVSGREIRTIHVVGGGVRNQLLCRLTADVTGRTVLAGPVEGTGMGNVLMQLRAAGELGSLSELRQLAAASADPRVYEPAPDRAAADQLYRRFLAVAGLDAAATPA; encoded by the coding sequence TTGCCTAGCGCCAGCGCCCCCACCTACGCCGCGATCGACTTCGGCGCCTCGAGCGGCCGCGTCCTCGCCGGCCGCCTGGTCGACGGCGTCGTCACGCTCACGGAGGCGGCCCGGTTCGTCAACCGGCCCGTCGACCTGCCCGACGGCCGCCACTGGGACCTGCTCGGCCTGTACGCCCAGGCGCTCGAGGGGCTGCACGCCGCCGGCCCGCTCGCCGGCGTCGGCGTCGACACGTGGGCCGTCGACTACGGCCTGCTCGACCGCGACGGCCGCCTGCTGGGCCTGCCGTACCACTACCGCGACGCCCGCACCGACGGGATGGTGGAGCGCAGCTTCGCCCGGGTGTCCCGCGAGGACCAGTACGCGGTCGCCGGCATCCAGACGATGCCGATCAACACCGTCTTCCAGCTCGAGGCCGAGCGCGGATCCGCCGCGCTGGAGGCCGCCGAGCGCATCGCCCTGATCCCCGACCTGCTCGCGCACTGGCTCGGCGGCGAGCTCGTCAACGAGGCCACGAACGCCTCGTCGACCGGGCTGCTCGACGCCCGCACCGGCCGCTGGTCGCACGCGCTGATCGAGCGGCTGGGCCTGCCCGCCGACCTGTTCGGGCCGACGGTCGAGGCCGGCACGACGATCGGCCGCCTGCGCCCGGGGCTCGGCCTCGGCGACGCCGCGGTCCACGCCGTCGGCAGCCACGACACCGCGTCGGCGTTCGCCGCCGCGCCGGTCACGGGGGAGGGCGGGGCGTCCACGTCGGCGATCCTGTCCTCGGGCACGTGGTCGCTGCTCGGCCTGGAGCTCGACGCGCCCGTGCTGACCGCGGCCGCCCGCGAGGCGAACCTGACGAACGAGCGGGGCGTCGACGGCACGATCCGCCTGCTGAAGAACGTCATGGGCCTGTGGCTGGAGCAGGAGCTCTCGCGCACGTGGCACCTGCACGCCGCCGAGCTGCAGCGCCTGGCCGCCGAGGCCGACCCGGATGTCCCGGTGCTCGACATCGACGACCCGGCGTTCCTGGCGCCGCAGGACCTGCCGGCCCTCATCGCCGACCGCTGCCGGCGCACCGACCAGCGCCCGCCCGCCACGAAGGGGGAGACGGTCCGCACCGTCTTCGTGTCCCTCGCCGCGCGCTACCGCTGGGTGCTCGAGCAGCTCGAGGCGGTCTCCGGCCGCGAGATCCGCACGATCCACGTCGTGGGCGGCGGCGTGCGCAACCAGCTCCTCTGCCGCCTGACCGCGGACGTCACCGGGCGCACCGTCCTGGCCGGGCCCGTCGAGGGCACCGGCATGGGCAACGTCCTGATGCAGCTGCGCGCCGCCGGCGAGCTGGGCTCGCTGTCCGAGCTGCGCCAGCTCGCGGCGGCCTCCGCCGACCCGAGGGTCTACGAGCCCGCGCCCGACCGCGCGGCCGCCGACCAGCTGTACCGCCGCTTCCTGGCCGTCGCCGGCCTGGACGCCGCCGCCACCCCCGCTTGA
- a CDS encoding (Fe-S)-binding protein — MGTRASLLITCLVDTLFPDVGRASVAVLERVGVQVDVPLEQTCCGQMHQNAGHPKDATRLMRRTIDAFADADVVVSPSPSCAAQVVVHYPHLAEASGDAGLLREARALADRTKDLSTYLIEDLGIEDVQAPAFPHSVTYHPTCHGLRMLHIGDRPQRLLRRVPGIDLRELPQATSCCGFGGTFAVTNADVSTAMLTDKLRHVEGTGAEVLTAADSSCLMHMGGGLSRQRAGVRPMHYVEILAGSAR; from the coding sequence ATGGGGACCCGGGCGTCGCTGCTGATCACCTGTCTGGTGGACACGCTCTTCCCGGACGTGGGGCGCGCGTCCGTGGCCGTGCTCGAGCGCGTGGGCGTGCAGGTCGACGTCCCGCTCGAGCAGACGTGCTGCGGCCAGATGCACCAGAACGCCGGGCACCCCAAGGACGCCACGCGCCTGATGCGCCGCACGATCGACGCCTTCGCCGACGCGGACGTCGTCGTCTCGCCGTCGCCGTCGTGCGCCGCGCAGGTCGTGGTGCACTACCCGCACCTGGCCGAGGCCAGCGGCGACGCCGGCCTGCTGCGCGAGGCCCGCGCGCTGGCCGACCGCACGAAGGACCTGTCGACCTACCTGATCGAGGACCTCGGGATCGAGGACGTGCAGGCGCCGGCGTTCCCCCACAGCGTCACGTACCACCCGACGTGCCACGGCCTGCGCATGCTGCACATCGGCGACCGCCCGCAGCGCCTGCTGCGCCGCGTGCCGGGCATCGACCTGCGCGAGCTGCCGCAGGCGACGAGCTGCTGCGGCTTCGGCGGCACCTTCGCCGTCACGAACGCCGACGTGTCGACGGCGATGCTCACCGACAAGCTGCGCCACGTCGAGGGCACCGGGGCCGAGGTCCTCACCGCGGCGGACTCCTCGTGCCTGATGCACATGGGCGGCGGGCTCTCGCGCCAGCGCGCCGGGGTGCGGCCGATGCACTACGTCGAGATCCTGGCCGGGAGCGCCCGATGA
- a CDS encoding L-rhamnose mutarotase, whose amino-acid sequence MERVCFLLQVKPERLDEYQERHARVWPEMLEALTASGYRNYSIFLRPDGLLVGYFECDDYAAADAAMQATDVNARWQAEMADFMTLPDGARPDTGLLRLQEVFHLA is encoded by the coding sequence GTGGAACGCGTCTGCTTCCTGCTCCAGGTCAAGCCGGAGCGCCTCGACGAGTACCAGGAGCGCCACGCCCGCGTGTGGCCCGAGATGCTCGAGGCCCTCACGGCGTCCGGCTACCGCAACTACTCCATCTTCCTGCGGCCCGACGGGCTGCTCGTCGGCTACTTCGAGTGCGACGACTACGCCGCCGCGGACGCCGCGATGCAGGCGACCGACGTCAACGCCCGCTGGCAGGCCGAGATGGCCGACTTCATGACCCTTCCCGACGGGGCACGCCCCGACACCGGCCTGCTGCGTCTGCAGGAGGTCTTCCACCTTGCCTAG
- a CDS encoding DeoR/GlpR family DNA-binding transcription regulator, whose translation MPKSNRKAPDDRLRLAEGRREAITELLQAQRAVTVGEIEERFGVSPMTARRDLAELERQGQARRTHGGAVLPSTSSHEDSFTARMATATAAKRLLATAAAATVEDGEALFLDSSTTAYHLAELLIREDRPVTVVTNSLPIVDLIASNARETIELIVAGGQLRRISRSFVGPVAVESLRRHWTDRAFLSVKGIAPDGTLTDADPLEAEVKRTMIAQAGHATLLVDGGKLDRRGLSVIGPVTDCTDVLVAGLATENEDLLAAIDVPGVTVRRLDREDDPTAEASA comes from the coding sequence ATGCCGAAAAGCAATCGCAAAGCACCAGACGACCGTCTGCGGCTCGCGGAGGGTCGCCGTGAGGCGATCACCGAGCTGCTGCAGGCGCAGCGCGCGGTGACGGTCGGCGAGATCGAGGAGCGCTTCGGCGTCTCGCCGATGACGGCCCGTCGCGACCTCGCCGAGCTCGAGCGTCAGGGCCAGGCGCGCCGCACGCACGGCGGCGCGGTGCTGCCCAGCACGAGCAGCCACGAGGACTCCTTCACCGCCCGCATGGCGACCGCCACCGCGGCGAAGCGCCTGCTCGCCACCGCGGCCGCCGCGACGGTCGAGGACGGCGAGGCGCTCTTCCTCGACTCCTCGACGACGGCCTACCACCTGGCCGAGCTGCTGATCCGCGAGGACCGCCCCGTCACCGTCGTGACGAACTCGCTGCCGATCGTCGACCTGATCGCGAGCAACGCCCGCGAGACGATCGAGCTGATCGTGGCCGGCGGCCAGCTGCGCCGCATCTCGCGCTCCTTCGTCGGCCCGGTCGCCGTCGAGTCGCTCCGCCGCCACTGGACGGACCGCGCCTTCCTGTCCGTCAAGGGCATCGCGCCCGACGGCACCCTCACCGACGCCGACCCGCTCGAGGCCGAGGTCAAGCGGACGATGATCGCGCAGGCCGGCCACGCGACCCTGCTGGTCGACGGCGGCAAGCTCGACCGCCGCGGCCTGAGCGTCATCGGTCCGGTCACCGACTGCACCGACGTGCTCGTCGCCGGCCTGGCGACGGAGAACGAGGACCTGCTTGCCGCGATCGACGTGCCCGGCGTGACCGTGCGCCGCCTCGATCGCGAGGACGACCCGACCGCGGAGGCCAGCGCATGA
- a CDS encoding sugar ABC transporter ATP-binding protein produces the protein MTGAQTTAAYIALDGASRSYGAVHALRDATIELRSGEVRALMGENGAGKSTLVKMLTGVERPNSGRVLVDGEPVTFTSTADARDAGVAVILQEPTLFPDLSVAENVVMGRHPKGAFGRIDRGAMRKTVRDALDRLGVELDPDRPVEGLSIADQQIVEIAKAMSFDARVLIMDEPTAALSGREVERLFRVVRALQERGAAILFISHRLEEVYEICDVVTIMRDGEVVHDGPLSAMPEDELVRRMVGRDISELFPKTEATIGETILEVEGLSREGVFYDVSFEVKAGEIVALAGLVGAGRSEVVQAIFGVDQATEGRVRVNGTDLPLGKPTASVAAGMALVPEDRRQQGLVMEMSIGDNATLARLNEMRRNGLLSPKKEREEAANWATRLQLKYGRMSDPVSTLSGGNQQKVVLAKWLGTKPRLLIIDEPTRGIDVGTKSEVHRLIDELAQEGLGVLMVSSELPEVLGMADRVLVMYEGQITAELSRAEATEERVVRAASGRPAMEEVA, from the coding sequence ATGACCGGCGCCCAGACGACGGCGGCGTACATCGCGCTGGACGGCGCGAGCCGCTCCTACGGTGCGGTCCACGCGCTCCGTGACGCCACGATCGAGCTGCGCTCCGGCGAGGTCCGCGCCCTGATGGGCGAGAACGGCGCCGGCAAGTCGACGCTCGTGAAGATGCTCACGGGCGTCGAGCGTCCGAACTCCGGCCGCGTGCTCGTCGACGGGGAGCCCGTCACGTTCACCTCGACCGCGGACGCCCGCGACGCCGGCGTCGCGGTGATCCTGCAGGAGCCGACGCTCTTCCCCGACCTGTCCGTCGCGGAGAACGTCGTCATGGGCCGGCACCCGAAGGGCGCCTTCGGGCGGATCGACCGCGGCGCCATGCGCAAGACCGTGCGCGACGCCCTCGACCGCCTGGGCGTCGAGCTCGACCCCGACCGTCCCGTCGAGGGCCTGTCCATCGCCGACCAGCAGATCGTCGAGATCGCGAAGGCGATGAGCTTCGACGCGCGCGTGCTGATCATGGACGAGCCGACGGCCGCGCTGTCCGGCCGCGAGGTCGAGCGCCTGTTCCGCGTCGTCCGCGCCCTGCAGGAGCGCGGCGCGGCGATCCTCTTCATCAGCCACCGGCTGGAGGAGGTCTACGAGATCTGCGACGTCGTGACGATCATGCGCGACGGCGAGGTCGTCCACGACGGCCCGCTGTCCGCGATGCCGGAGGACGAGCTCGTCCGCCGGATGGTCGGCCGCGACATCTCGGAGCTGTTCCCGAAGACCGAGGCGACGATCGGCGAGACGATCCTCGAGGTCGAGGGGCTCTCGCGCGAGGGCGTCTTCTACGACGTCAGCTTCGAGGTGAAGGCCGGCGAGATCGTCGCCCTGGCCGGCCTCGTGGGCGCCGGGCGGTCCGAGGTCGTCCAGGCGATCTTCGGCGTCGACCAGGCGACGGAGGGGCGCGTCCGCGTCAACGGCACGGACCTGCCGCTCGGCAAGCCGACCGCGTCGGTCGCCGCGGGCATGGCCCTCGTGCCCGAGGACCGCCGGCAGCAGGGCCTCGTCATGGAGATGTCGATCGGCGACAACGCCACGCTCGCGCGCCTGAACGAGATGCGCAGGAACGGCCTGCTCTCCCCGAAGAAGGAGCGCGAGGAGGCCGCGAACTGGGCGACGCGCCTGCAGCTGAAGTACGGCCGCATGAGCGACCCCGTCTCGACGCTGTCGGGCGGCAACCAGCAGAAGGTCGTCCTGGCCAAGTGGCTCGGCACGAAGCCCCGCCTGCTGATCATCGACGAGCCGACCCGCGGCATCGACGTCGGCACGAAGTCCGAGGTCCACCGCCTGATCGACGAGCTCGCCCAGGAGGGCCTCGGCGTCCTGATGGTGTCGAGCGAGCTGCCCGAGGTCCTCGGGATGGCCGACCGCGTCCTCGTGATGTACGAGGGCCAGATCACCGCCGAGCTGTCCCGTGCGGAGGCCACGGAGGAGCGGGTCGTGCGCGCCGCCAGCGGCCGGCCCGCCATGGAGGAAGTCGCATGA
- a CDS encoding lactate utilization protein B: MSARWPTVPEDFPKAAARTLQDSQLRSNLGHATTAIRAKRAGVVGEVPDWEALRDEGAAARDRALRRLDEHLVLLEERVTALGGHVHWAPDKETAQRIVVDLVRGTGSDEVIKVKSLLTDELELNPALGDAGITAQETDLAELIVQLGGDRQSHILVPAIHRNRREIRDIFRETLPNAEDVSDDPADLAEAARVHLREQFLRVPVAISGANAAVAETGTVAVVESEGNGRMCLTMPKTLITVMGIEKVLPTWEDLGTILRLLPRSSTGERMNPYTSLWTGVTPGDGPEEFHLVLVDAGRTTVLADPVGRDALRCIRCSACLNVCPVYERTGGQAYESIYPGPIGAILTPQLQGLDTAPTLPWASSLCGACYEVCPVKIDIPRILVHLRGRVTEETDASGKGHHAGAERLSMRAAGRVMSSRRAYEAAQKAGRLGLTFVQGGRGARGALPGLSGWTQSRDLPQPEGSFRDWWRQREAGRADGDAPPGAAPHGPGEDA; the protein is encoded by the coding sequence ATGAGCGCGCGCTGGCCCACGGTGCCCGAGGACTTCCCGAAGGCCGCGGCGCGGACGCTGCAGGACAGTCAGCTGCGGTCCAACCTGGGGCACGCCACCACGGCCATCCGGGCGAAGCGCGCGGGCGTCGTCGGCGAGGTGCCGGACTGGGAGGCGCTGCGCGACGAGGGCGCCGCCGCCCGGGACCGCGCGCTGCGGCGCCTGGACGAGCACCTCGTCCTGCTGGAGGAGCGCGTCACCGCCCTCGGCGGCCACGTCCACTGGGCGCCCGACAAGGAGACGGCGCAGCGGATCGTCGTCGACCTGGTCCGCGGCACGGGGTCCGACGAGGTCATCAAGGTCAAGTCGCTCCTGACGGACGAGCTCGAGCTGAACCCCGCGCTCGGCGACGCCGGCATCACCGCGCAGGAGACCGACCTGGCCGAGCTGATCGTCCAGCTGGGCGGCGACCGCCAGAGCCACATCCTCGTCCCCGCCATCCACCGCAACCGGCGCGAGATCCGCGACATCTTCCGCGAGACGCTGCCGAACGCCGAGGACGTCTCCGACGATCCGGCCGACCTGGCCGAGGCCGCGCGGGTGCACCTGCGCGAGCAGTTCCTGCGCGTGCCCGTCGCGATCTCGGGCGCGAACGCCGCCGTCGCCGAGACCGGGACGGTCGCCGTCGTCGAGTCCGAGGGCAACGGGCGGATGTGCCTGACGATGCCGAAGACCCTGATCACGGTGATGGGCATCGAGAAGGTCCTGCCCACCTGGGAGGACCTCGGCACCATCCTGCGCCTGCTGCCGCGCTCGTCCACGGGTGAGCGCATGAACCCCTACACGTCGCTGTGGACCGGCGTGACCCCCGGCGACGGCCCGGAGGAGTTCCACCTGGTCCTCGTCGACGCGGGGCGAACGACGGTCCTGGCCGATCCCGTCGGCCGCGATGCGCTGCGCTGCATCCGCTGCTCGGCGTGCCTGAACGTCTGCCCGGTCTACGAGCGCACCGGCGGCCAGGCGTACGAGTCGATCTACCCCGGGCCGATCGGCGCGATCCTCACCCCGCAGCTGCAGGGGCTGGACACCGCGCCGACGCTGCCGTGGGCGTCCAGCCTGTGCGGCGCCTGCTACGAGGTGTGCCCCGTCAAGATCGACATCCCGCGGATCCTGGTCCACCTGCGCGGGCGGGTGACGGAGGAGACGGACGCGTCCGGCAAGGGGCACCACGCCGGCGCCGAGCGGCTGAGCATGCGCGCCGCCGGACGCGTGATGAGCAGTCGCCGCGCCTACGAGGCGGCGCAGAAGGCGGGGCGCCTGGGCTTGACCTTCGTCCAGGGCGGCCGGGGCGCGCGCGGGGCCCTGCCGGGCCTGAGCGGCTGGACGCAGTCCCGCGACCTGCCCCAGCCCGAGGGGTCGTTCCGCGACTGGTGGCGACAGCGCGAGGCCGGCCGCGCCGACGGCGACGCGCCGCCCGGCGCCGCCCCGCACGGACCGGGGGAGGACGCGTGA
- a CDS encoding ABC transporter permease — translation MSTISPTAPAPDRAPDAAKPADSPLKAVLGRWETLILGLIVVVFIIGAMISSEFLTGDSLTTGSSDFTEYALLALPLTLIIATGEIDLSVASILALSSALMGSLWNDGLPMEAIIPICLVAGAVCGLLNGWLVTGLGLPSLAVTIGTMALFRGLAYVILGDESVTSFPTDYTDWAFGTFAGTVVPNPIVLFIVLAIVFALLLHRTPFGRSVFAIGANKQAARFSGIRVDRIQLRLFVLSGVIAALAGIILTLRNSTAAANVGQGFELTAIAAVVLGGVSIFGGTGTVGGVILGLILLGGIQKALNLNPDISTYWVQIVTGILLVGSVLVPNIAARVREARRVSNTRGGRPSRPGRPAVSTTGSGGEGTTNA, via the coding sequence ATGAGCACCATCTCGCCCACCGCGCCGGCGCCCGACCGTGCGCCGGACGCCGCGAAGCCCGCGGACTCCCCGCTGAAGGCCGTCCTCGGCCGCTGGGAGACGCTCATCCTGGGCCTCATCGTCGTCGTCTTCATCATCGGCGCGATGATCTCGTCCGAGTTCCTGACCGGGGACTCGCTGACGACCGGCTCGAGCGACTTCACCGAGTACGCGCTGCTCGCGCTGCCGCTGACGCTGATCATCGCCACCGGCGAGATCGACCTGTCGGTCGCGTCGATCCTGGCGCTGTCGTCGGCGCTCATGGGCTCGCTGTGGAACGACGGCCTGCCGATGGAGGCGATCATCCCGATCTGCCTCGTCGCCGGCGCGGTCTGCGGCCTGCTCAACGGCTGGCTCGTGACGGGCCTCGGCCTGCCGAGCCTGGCGGTGACCATCGGCACGATGGCGCTGTTCCGCGGCCTGGCGTACGTCATCCTCGGCGACGAGTCCGTGACGTCGTTCCCGACGGACTACACGGACTGGGCGTTCGGCACGTTCGCCGGCACGGTGGTCCCGAACCCGATCGTGCTGTTCATCGTGCTGGCGATCGTCTTCGCCCTGCTGCTGCACCGCACGCCGTTCGGTCGCTCGGTGTTCGCGATCGGCGCGAACAAGCAGGCCGCGCGGTTCTCCGGCATCCGCGTGGACCGGATCCAGCTGCGGCTGTTCGTCCTCAGCGGCGTCATCGCGGCGCTCGCGGGGATCATCCTGACGCTGCGCAACTCGACGGCGGCCGCCAACGTCGGCCAGGGCTTCGAGCTCACCGCCATCGCCGCGGTCGTGCTCGGCGGCGTGTCGATCTTCGGCGGCACCGGCACCGTCGGCGGCGTCATCCTGGGCCTGATCCTGCTCGGCGGCATCCAGAAGGCCCTCAACCTCAACCCGGACATCAGCACCTACTGGGTGCAGATCGTCACGGGCATCTTGCTCGTCGGCTCCGTCCTGGTGCCGAACATCGCCGCTCGCGTCCGCGAGGCGCGGCGGGTCAGCAACACCCGCGGTGGACGGCCCTCCCGGCCCGGTCGCCCCGCGGTCTCCACGACCGGGTCGGGAGGAGAGGGGACTACGAATGCGTGA
- a CDS encoding LUD domain-containing protein codes for MSTNGRDQVLARVRASLRAAERAAMHASDHPGPPQPPRSDAQRPDRTHAELVDLLAERVEDYRATVVRTDEAGVAAAVADALADLDPGDVAAPPGLPDAWRSHGWRDGTAASHDELQTVQAVVTACRTAIAETGTIVLDHDADQGPRRLTLVPDRHVCVVRTDQVVADVDDAFAVLRPAEPGRPVPPMTFVSGPSATSDIELQRVEGVHGPRTLVVVLVAAPVPG; via the coding sequence GTGAGCACGAACGGACGGGACCAGGTTCTCGCGCGCGTACGCGCGAGCCTGCGCGCGGCCGAGCGCGCGGCGATGCACGCGAGCGACCACCCCGGACCGCCGCAGCCACCCCGGAGCGACGCGCAGCGTCCGGACCGCACCCACGCCGAGCTGGTCGACCTGCTCGCCGAGCGGGTCGAGGACTACCGCGCCACCGTCGTGCGCACGGACGAGGCCGGCGTGGCCGCGGCCGTCGCCGACGCGCTCGCCGACCTCGACCCGGGCGACGTCGCCGCGCCGCCCGGGCTGCCCGACGCGTGGCGGTCGCACGGCTGGCGCGACGGCACCGCCGCCTCGCACGACGAGCTGCAGACCGTGCAGGCCGTCGTGACGGCCTGCCGGACGGCCATCGCCGAGACGGGCACCATCGTCCTGGACCACGACGCGGACCAGGGCCCACGGCGACTGACGCTCGTCCCCGACCGGCACGTCTGCGTCGTGCGCACGGACCAGGTCGTGGCCGACGTCGACGACGCCTTCGCGGTGCTGCGCCCGGCCGAGCCGGGGCGGCCCGTCCCCCCGATGACGTTCGTCTCGGGCCCCTCCGCGACCAGCGACATCGAGCTGCAGCGGGTCGAGGGCGTCCACGGGCCGCGCACGCTCGTGGTGGTGCTGGTCGCGGCGCCGGTCCCGGGCTGA
- the rhaS gene encoding rhamnose ABC transporter substrate-binding protein, which produces MRDSRFARFLALLFAVVLGAAIVTGCGSTKDDSEGSGSSGGAAASDDGASANANAQIKKGLKVVVMPKQLGNPYEELEDKGTVAAIEETGGTAKIQGPTDASASSQVSLLRSITQQKPDAIVLAANDPNAIAPVLKQAMQRGVKVVTQDSDAAADARQIFINQATTQSIGEQLAKQAKEVGGEGEVAVLSATANAPNQNAWIKIMKEELKKPEYSGIKLVKVAYGDDDDQKSFQQAQGLLRAYPNLKAIVSPTTVGIAAAARYVSANAQYKGKVGITGLGTPNQMRKFVKDGTVEQFALWNPEDVGYLGGYAAAALASGQITGKEGETFKAGKLGDKTIGANGEIVLGPPTTFTKENIDDFDF; this is translated from the coding sequence ATGCGTGACTCACGCTTCGCGCGGTTCCTGGCGCTGCTGTTCGCAGTGGTGCTGGGTGCCGCCATCGTGACGGGCTGCGGCTCGACGAAGGACGACTCCGAGGGCTCCGGGTCGTCCGGCGGCGCCGCGGCGTCCGACGACGGCGCGTCGGCGAACGCCAACGCCCAGATCAAGAAGGGCCTGAAGGTCGTCGTGATGCCGAAGCAGCTCGGCAACCCGTACGAGGAGCTCGAGGACAAGGGCACCGTCGCGGCCATCGAGGAGACGGGCGGCACCGCCAAGATCCAGGGCCCGACCGACGCCTCCGCGTCGTCGCAGGTCTCGCTGCTGCGCTCGATCACGCAGCAGAAGCCCGACGCCATCGTGCTCGCGGCGAACGACCCGAACGCCATCGCGCCGGTCCTCAAGCAGGCCATGCAGCGCGGCGTCAAGGTCGTGACGCAGGACTCCGACGCGGCGGCCGACGCCCGTCAGATCTTCATCAACCAGGCGACGACGCAGTCGATCGGCGAGCAGCTCGCGAAGCAGGCCAAGGAGGTCGGCGGCGAGGGCGAGGTCGCGGTCCTCTCGGCCACGGCGAACGCGCCGAACCAGAACGCCTGGATCAAGATCATGAAGGAGGAGCTCAAGAAGCCCGAGTACTCCGGCATCAAGCTCGTCAAGGTCGCGTACGGCGACGACGACGACCAGAAGTCGTTCCAGCAGGCGCAGGGCCTCCTGCGCGCCTACCCGAACCTGAAGGCGATCGTCTCGCCGACGACGGTCGGCATCGCGGCCGCGGCGCGCTACGTGTCCGCCAACGCGCAGTACAAGGGCAAGGTCGGCATCACCGGCCTCGGCACGCCGAACCAGATGCGCAAGTTCGTCAAGGACGGCACGGTCGAGCAGTTCGCCCTGTGGAACCCCGAGGACGTCGGCTACCTCGGCGGCTACGCCGCGGCGGCGCTCGCCTCGGGCCAGATCACCGGCAAGGAGGGCGAGACCTTCAAGGCCGGCAAGCTCGGCGACAAGACGATCGGCGCGAACGGCGAGATCGTCCTCGGGCCGCCGACGACGTTCACCAAGGAGAACATCGACGACTTCGACTTCTAG